The sequence GAGTTCTGAGACCTTAATTACAAAGATGGCATTTCCCTTCCATGCCATGTTTAGTGAACTGTTGGCATATTACAGAGAAAATGTGGACTAAAGGTGTTGTAAAAAGTCTGAATTTGTTAtatgttgttttccctcttgcattattataaatatatttttaacagcagatctgctttcatttttattgaataACAGGAAGGAGCTGATGATGCTGTTGCATCAAAAGCCTTTGCAGCATCTTGGATGCTGCTGAGGACGTGCCCATTGGTAATCTATATTTATGCATTAATTAACAGCCTTGTTACTCTTGAGTACCACAGATCTAAGGAGTATAATTAGTTTGCTATTAAATAGGCAAATACATAATTCTTTTTTACATCCATGGATAGATGGCAAGACTAGAGACCCAGCCacttttgcaaaacaaaagacagaTAATTTCATTGAATAATTTCATATTCTGCTCAAAACCTCAGGAAGCTTGGGGGTTGCTCCCAGCCTAACAGcctctggaaaagctgtttctctAGACTAGCTTTTGTCAGAAAGGTCTTAtgtaaattatgtatttaaCAACATATGACACAGCTCTGAATTTCTGAGGGTGTTAGATCCATCCTGGATTAGataagttggggttttttcctcgTGACATTAATATTTAGAGGCTgttacatacatacatatatatatatacatatatatatataaaatttaaataaaacataggAGGAACGTGGAACAATAAAAAGGCTTTAGGACTTCTTGGTTCTTCCTCAACTCTGTTCTGAATCAgcttatctttaaaatatttctctttaaatcaGCCACTCAAGAAAGGTGCCCAAGAAAGGTGACTGTGGCATATTTTACAGAGTTTTGTAAATTGAATTGAAACCGTGACCCCCAGAAACAATTGCTGTCTGGTGGTTcgggtgcttttttttttttttttttttttttttttttttttttttgcaaacttgAGTGTATTTACTCAAGAGGAAATCTGGAGAAGAATATCCATTACTAAATGCAAttaaaggggagagaaaaacaacagcaacttACTGCAATTCTTGTAAAGAGCTTTGCTAAACCTCTGGGAATAGAAGCCGCTGATGCTTCTGGTTCCAGAATTGTTCTTAATTATCTTATTGCTCtattctctgttttttccagtgaGCTTCCCTTGGTTCTAAAAATCATCACAATTTTCAGACAAATGAAGTGGAGAAGCAAACTCTGAGGGCTTTTCAGTCCAGGCACCTTGGAAGAGGAATATCTGGCACCAAATTCCTGTGGATCAGCGGGTGTTTACTGAGACTGGACTGTTTTTTGGAAGACAGGATTTTGGTCAATATTTGTAAGTTCTGCATGTATATATGAATAGCATGGTTATTAGTTGTTTTTAAACtctctttattatttattctaaGTTGTGATGTGGCAAAGCATTCtatccaaaatatttccttttttatttttgtggtgtTGTATCAAAGTTCTAGGTACGTGGGTTTCAGGGAGTTCAAATATGTTGGGCATTTTTTAAACTAGGTAATGcttattggtttttttaataatcctTTGACAGATTTGTGAAGGTTATTTCCCTTGGAAATTCATACTtgtgaggaaaagcagctctgtcttCATTATCAAATGTATTACCAGCAGGgtttagaaaggaaaacacatatAATGTAGGTTTGAGCAATTGCCTGGGAGACAGGATTGAGCCCATTCTTcacattttaatattatatttattcTATGGAAGATAAGTGGTTGTGTGTTCTGTAGCCACTCACTGATGTTTTTGGCTCAATCCACATgagtttaaataaaacaaaaagttaaaattacaCATGACTGTATTCCCACTGtgttttttcctatattttatAGAACTGTTTGTGTTCCTTTTTCACTGAAGTAATAGTTCTACTGTAATTTTAGTACCTTGTTCCAAATGGaacaagaatttttatttctttttaataggaCAATTAAGTTAATAAGATATTATGTTATTCTTTCAGAGTGATTCTAAGGAGACAAAGAACTTGAAAGGTGAGCAAGTTAAATTGCAATCATTAGTATTTGATCTGTGCTATGCTGGTTTGCTTCCAGTAACCCTAAACGTGCAAGTTTGCAAATTGATGTTTTCTTTACATGTATATTGTACAAAATTATAGAAAAGGAATGCAAAtgataaaattttctttcctgtcctgctttcacaaaaaaatatgtGACCATTGATATAAATATGAAGTATTCCCATAGAACTGAAAATCCAGCTTTAATGTAGGTTTGCACACAACCCTCAGAATGTTTCTCTTGTGAAGAGAAACAACCTTGAAGCAGGTTCATGATGTTGTGTTCACACTGAATGTACACAGAAGATTACTGACCACTCTAATGTGGCTTATAAGTTGAGGCTTTTTAAACATTTAGTGATATTCCTGTGCTGCACAAACCTGTAAGATTTTCAAGCAATGTAGGGTTTCAGACTGTGTCTCTAAGCCAGCTGTGCAGCAGTTCAGATATGATGTGTTTCTGTCTGCACTGCTGGAGTTCCAGGATATTTTGCATTCAGTAGCATGAAGGCACCATTTGTCTGATTAAAACAGGTTGataagaaaccaaaccaaaaaaggcAGCCTGTTCTACCTTCAGTAGAGTGTGTTGTTTGTGAGAGTAGGGAGatcctggcacaggctgcccagagaagctgtggctgccccatccctggaagtgtccaaggccaggttggacagggcttggagaaacatgggatagtggaagatgtctctccccagggcagaggggtggaatgagatgagctttaaggtctcttcccacaaaaaccattctctgattctgtatTTGTTGCTTGTGTCAGGTTCTGTGTGGTTGTGAATCAGACAAGATCAGCTGTGTGGTTGTTACAGCACATCTTACCTGTGGTAacctttccctctctgtttcCATGTGTCATGTCTGAGTTGACACTCATCTCTTGAGTATCACACACTCCAATTTCTATCAGGCACTGCCATAACTCTGGCAAAGCCCTTAAGGGATAACTTTCCTGGGTGCAGGAagccctctgtgctcagcatCCCGGAGATCAGGTTATGGCACAAGCAGGGCTTCTTTCACATCCCTGATAGAATCATGAGAATGGTTTGTGGCACAAACCAGTCAGAAAgtagagaagaaaagcagagtttgtTGGGGTTTGAGATTGTTCTGGCTTTACCAATGACTGGAGGAGGATGAGGCACTGGCTTTAAGCAGAAATAGCTGAGGCTCAGCTCTGCCGTGAGGTGGACAGGAAGCTCTGGGATGTTCTGGTTTGCTTTCTCCATTCTGGAATGGGTAAGGGCAGTGGGGACACGAACAAATGGAATAGAGGTAGTGACCTACTAAACTGTTCTGGCTGTGGGCACAGTGAATATGTGTCCCTCTGCCTCATTTCTGGGATGAGAGCAACCAATCCACTCCCTGCTGTTTCTGGAAAACATTCCTAAGCAAAGGGGGACTCATGGCCCCCTAAAGTGCTGACTTGAGGTATCTGTGTCCTTCCTCACAGACTGCTGGCTCATCATGTCCTCCATTCTTGGGAAGATGAAGAAGTTTGGCAGTTTTGACATGGAGGAATCTGAAGTGACAGATGAACACACAGAAGGGGAGGACTCTGTCCAGGAAGCCCCTGACAACCCCCAGGGCCCACTCAGCACCAAGGTGCAGCCACCCAAAAGCAACATCTTTGCAAGACGGGGCCGCTTCGTGATGGGAGACAGTGACAAGGACATGGCTCCCATGGACTCCTTCTACCAGATGGATCACCTGATGGCACCTTCTGTCATCAAATTCCATGTGAATATGGAGAGGGGCAAATTTCACAAGTAAGTTTGCCTTGTGAGATTTGGTTGTAATGAATAGTTTGAGGACTGCAGACTGTGTTTCTTGGAGCAGCATTTGTTCTCTCCACCTGAGCATGACCCTCTTTTCAGTCTCACCATTTTCTATGCCAAATTAAGGAGTGTTGCAACAGAAAGTGACAGTAACTGTTGTCTCTTGGCATCTCTAAAAATTCAGTCCCTGGATGTTATGCCCAAAATTAGCAGTAGGCCTTAATTCACTTGCTTGAGGCTGCTCAGTGAATGGACATGGCTCAGAGTGAGAACGAGTGATTGCCTGGCTCCAGGCCTGCAGTTACACCTCCATACTTCAATGCCTCTTTTAAGTCTTGTTCTCAGCTTTTCAGCAACAGAATCATAATTTCATCAGGAGAGTTGCATGCAGACTTTGTTCTTTTACTCTTTGCAGATATATCTATTCTAATCTGCAGTGTTTACTACTTCTCtcaagcaaatgaaaaacaatattCTGGTAGTTGATAAAAAGCCTGCTAAATATCTGACTTTAGGTAACTGACATTTCCCCTTGTTAGGCTCCTATCTACAGATTCCATCACAGGCTGCtcagaaaaagctttcaaattttATGACCGCAGAAGGATCTTTGATGCTGTAGCCCAAGGCAACACAAAGGACCTCAGTGACCTGCTACTCTACCTTAATAGAACCTTCAAGCATCTCACAGATGAGGAGTTCAAAGGTACCCTTTAGTGTCACATACCTTGATTTGCCCTCTTCTTCTTCCAGCAGTGCTCctgagatgaaaacaaaaaaagataattatgTTCCATGTCTGCAGGAGGTCCTTTGATAACCCTACTGACTGGGCAACCCATTGATTGTAAGGTTACAGgagctgaaattttctgtgaaacacTAAATGAGGTTTCTTGTCTTTTGAGAAGAACCTCATTAATTCCTGTTTGCCTGGGTATAGATGGTAGGTTTATAATCACTTTTATGTACCTGTAATCTTTTGTGTTACAGAGCCTGAAACTGGGAAAACCTGTTTGCTGAAAGCCATGCTGAATCTACACGATGGGAAAAATGATACCATTCCCTTGCTGCTGGATATTGCAAGGAAAACTGGAACTCTGAAAGAGTTTGTTAATGCAGAATATACTGACAACTACTACAAGGGTAAGAGAAACAATTGCTGCAGTGAATACTCAGGGTGCTCAGACTGAAATGGGGTCAGGCAGGGCTGTCAAAGTCTTCTGCATGAGGCCTTATGCACCCCAAAGTTCCAGTGTGTGATTAAAAATGTGTGCATttgtgctggggctgtgtcctGTTAGGGCAATATTCTGCCATTTTTGATACATAATGATATAATGGTTTGCATTTGCTGCTTGCCTGGTCTTTTCCCTGTTCAGTTCTAGAGCTCTTTAGCCTGCAGAGCTCTCAGTTCCACCATCTTACATGGAGCTGAGGGATTTGCAGTGCTGAAAGCTCCCAGTCTGTACTAAATGCTGAAGGTTTCTGTCTGATGAGTGTCTCTGTAGGCCAGACTGCTCTTCACATCGCCATCGAGAGGAGGAACATGTACCTGGTGAAGCTCCTGGTCCAGAATGGAGCAGATGTTCATGCCAGAGCCTGTGGGGAGTTCTTCAGGAAAATCAAAGGGAAAtctggcttttattttggtAGGAGTGAGCACAGTATGGGCTTTATTGATTGAGTTGTCCCAGCAGTATCTCAAGTGCAAGCTGTTAAATAATCCTGTTTATGTGGCACTGGAGGCTCAGAAGTACCAGATGGGCTGTTCCACCTTTAGGCCAAATATTTCCTCCCAAAGACTGATCttataaagaaatacaattGGTAGCTGATGGTGTTCAGTGTGAGCTTGCTGTCAGCTTTCCTTTGTTCTCTAAGCACTGTATCCTTTGTAACCTTCTGCTCCTGTCCTGTCAGGGTTTAAGCaactgtgtttctgtgatgcagttaaaccaaagaaaacctATTCTAACAGCTATCACAAGAATTGGTGCTGTTCTAGACAGAGAAACTCACATTTTTTCATGGTGAAAGATGAAAACAATGTGATATTTCTGTTTATGAACCTCTAGTACTGGGCTTTCTGACCACTCCTTCCCATTACTTGCCATAGGGGAGCTGCCTTTGTCCCTGGCTGCCTGCACCAACCAGCTCTGCATTGTGAAATTCCTCCTGGAGAATCCCTACCAGGCAGCCAACATCACTGCTGAGGACTCCATGGGCAACATGGTCCTGCACACACTGGTGGAGATTGCAGATAACACCAAGGATAACACCAAGTTTGTAACCAAGATGTATAATAACATATTGATCCTTGGTGCCAAGATCAATCCCATCCTCAAGCTGGAAGAACTCACCAACAAGAAAGGGCTGACTCCTTTAACTCTGGCAGCCAAAACAGGGAAGATAGGGGTAGGTGAACAAAGGTGTTTGACTGTCCCATTGCTATATCACAGTATAGAGAGAATGTGTAAAACATTTATGCAGAATGGAGTTTAGAACTTTGTTATTGGGGCCTTTTAGTTAAGAGGAACTGATGCTGCAGTTTAACTGCACAGTCCTTAAAGGCTGCAAAGTGtgagtgtgtgtctgtgcccagCTGGTGTTATTCACACACCACTGGTATGCAGGCAGCcccagaggaaacagaaagtgGGTCTCTCTCTGATATCATCTGAAACCCTTGTACTTCAGACTGGCTGATGTAATTCATTTTCTGGCAGTCCCCATTCAAAGTGACTCTGCTCAGAGATGTGTaacatctctgcttttctcttgcagTTTTGAAGCAGATATGCCAGAGGTATTTATATTTCTCATCTCCTAGCACACAGTGACGAAATTAACTGTGTGTATTTCAGACTGTGATCTCTGCAGTGCTCCAGTGGTTTGGCTTCAGCTCTGTTGAACTAGGGAGAAATTACCCTTCCTGTGTTGTGGAGAGGCTGAGGAATGAGAAGTCCATTAGCACTGAAATGTTGGTTGTATTGTTCTTTTGCAATTAGATTTTCGCTTACATCCTCAGACGAGAGATCAAAGACCCCGAGTGCAGACACTTGTCCAGGAAGTTCACTGAATGGGCCTATGGACCTGTCCACTCCTCTCTTTATGACTTGTCCTGTATAGACACCTGTGAGAAAAATTCAGTGCTTGAGATTCTTGCCTACAGCAGTGAGACACCAGTGAGTACTGCACCTCCTTGGCTGGGCGAGAGCCTCATGTTCCACACAGAGCATCTCTTCCCTCAATTCCATGAAACAGCAACCTCCCACCCTGAGCCTAAGGGAACTAGAGGGATCATTTGCTGAAAACTTATATAATATGGGTTTTTTCAAAGTCCAGTATATACTGGTCCTAGCAaaattctcctctttctcctgctcaGAACCGTCACGAGATGCTGCTGGTGGAGCCTCTTAACAGGCTGCTGCAAGACAAGTGGGACCGGTTTGTCAAGCACTTATTTTACTTCAACTTCTTTGTCTACACCATGCACATCATCAtcctcactgcagctgcttACTACAGACCTgtacagaagaatgaaaaggtACATTACTGCTGTCATATGTGAGGGAACCACCCATTGCACAATATCCCAGATGTGCCTCCCATTTGAATGCGTGCTCTTAACATCCAagttttcccctttcctgaaggcaggagggagattTTGACCCTCCTTGCTTCCCAGTCTTGCCCCCTTGCTGCAGCACATTCAGAAACTTAAccactccctgttcccccagAAATGGAGttgcttccagctgctggcaaGGCTAGGCCTTTGCTATCTCCAGTTCTGCTGAACGTATCTATTTTCCCATCTTCTGCAGCCTCCCTTCACCTTTGGTTACAGCACTGGGGAATATTTTCGAGTAACTGGAGAGATCCTGAGTGTACTGGGAGGcctctacttttttttcagaggggTAAGATATTtgaaagttttccttttgctgtttggGTAGGTGTAGGAGAGAATCAAACAAGCTTTTCCTATTCATTAGCATTGGCTGCTTAGATAATCTGTGTTTTAGCCAAGAGGTACAGATCATTTTCCTTGACCTGGTGTCACTGGAGGGATCCTCCTTAGATCTTGCACCAGTGTTGGTTTTGAGGTCTTGATGGGTAccagctccctggggacagTGCTTAGTTAATTATTTCACAGGGGATACTTAATATTTCCTTGATGCAAACCTGGTCTTTGTTCCCTTTTCAGATCCAGTATTTCGTGCAGAGGCGCCCATCCCTCAAGACACTGATAGTTGATGGCTACAGTGAGGTTCTTTTGTAAGCTCCAGTACCTTTGATTGCATCTCAGCCTGGAACAGATGAGTGTGTGGGATCTGTAGTTTTTGCTGAAGCCACCTGAAATAGGTGCTTTGCTATAATTCCCTGGGTCTTTACAACAGAGTTACCAGTGGATATCATTGAACAAATGGGTCTGGAGCGGTGACCTCCTGTGGAGGTAAAGCAAATTAAGTGTCTGAGTGTTCAGTGTGTCATGCAGCAGAGTTAGGAATAGATCTCCAAGTTGGATTTATGCACTGGATATGCAGAAATCCTCCCATTGCTAAGGGAGCTTTGCCTCTCCAAGGCCCTTTCTCTTCCCAACTGGACAATCCCTTGTTCTGCTGTCCACTCCATGGGGCTGCTCTGTTCCCAGCACCTGTGGCCAGCTCAGCCCTCTGCATTCACACCACACTTGTCTTCCAGCTTTGtccactccctgctcctcctgagcTCTGTGGTGCTGTACTTCTGTGGCCAGGAGCTGTATGTGGCTTCCATGGTGTTCTCCTTGGCCCTGGGCTGGGCCAACATGCTCTACTACACCCGTGGCTTCCAGCAGATGGGAATTTACTCCGTCATGATTGCCAAGGTCAGTGCAGGGGGCAggtgaggaagcagcagaggctCAGAGCAGGACACTGCTGCCAACAGCCCCGTTTCCAGGGCACACCTGGCCATGTCTACCTCTCATTGACTCTGCTAGactttgttattattttctggGTGAAGTGATAAAATTTAAGTGATGTAGAAAaagctcctgctcctcatccATGTGTTTTATAGCAGTCTTGTtaggatgatgatgatgattatttttattacctgCTATGCTTCAAAATAACTACAATTGGGTAAACATGGATGCAAGGAGACTGAGTTTATTACCTCAGCTGGATAAACAACAGTTTAATGCATGAACAGCAAATGCCCTCTTGAGCTAAAGCAGTATTTTGTACcagtttttgtttcagtttacattcaagttttaaaatcttttcatctCTATTTCCATGTTACAGATGATCCTTAGAGATTTATGTCGCTTCATGTTTGTCTATCTTGTATTCCTCTTGGGATTTTCTACAGGTAATATTCTACTTggagttacttttttttttttaccttaaagaatctcagaaaattttatttttcaagttgcTTAGACTTTTTGTTCCCAACTAAAAACTTTTTGTTCCCAACTAAAAACTAACAACCTaattacaaaaagaaatctcttcagAATAACAATTATTTGTAGTAATTTCATACAGCTTTTCATCCCTGGGTTGCAAAGCTGAATAGAAAACCAGTCACTCTGTTCTATGTGGAGAGAACTGAGACAGCACCTGCTAAGAGGGTGTCAGTTCTGGGGAATATTTTATAGGGCAATTTCCCTGGGGTCAATGTACCGTGTAGGAGACGTGTTGCC comes from Corvus cornix cornix isolate S_Up_H32 chromosome 19, ASM73873v5, whole genome shotgun sequence and encodes:
- the TRPV1 gene encoding transient receptor potential cation channel subfamily V member 1 isoform X1, which codes for MSSILGKMKKFGSFDMEESEVTDEHTEGEDSVQEAPDNPQGPLSTKVQPPKSNIFARRGRFVMGDSDKDMAPMDSFYQMDHLMAPSVIKFHVNMERGKFHKLLSTDSITGCSEKAFKFYDRRRIFDAVAQGNTKDLSDLLLYLNRTFKHLTDEEFKEPETGKTCLLKAMLNLHDGKNDTIPLLLDIARKTGTLKEFVNAEYTDNYYKGQTALHIAIERRNMYLVKLLVQNGADVHARACGEFFRKIKGKSGFYFGELPLSLAACTNQLCIVKFLLENPYQAANITAEDSMGNMVLHTLVEIADNTKDNTKFVTKMYNNILILGAKINPILKLEELTNKKGLTPLTLAAKTGKIGIFAYILRREIKDPECRHLSRKFTEWAYGPVHSSLYDLSCIDTCEKNSVLEILAYSSETPNRHEMLLVEPLNRLLQDKWDRFVKHLFYFNFFVYTMHIIILTAAAYYRPVQKNEKPPFTFGYSTGEYFRVTGEILSVLGGLYFFFRGIQYFVQRRPSLKTLIVDGYSEVLFFVHSLLLLSSVVLYFCGQELYVASMVFSLALGWANMLYYTRGFQQMGIYSVMIAKMILRDLCRFMFVYLVFLLGFSTAVVTLIEDDNEGQDINISDHARCCHVKRGRTSYNSLYYTCLELFKFTIGMGDLEFTENYRFKSVFVILLVLYVILTYILLLNMLIALMGETVNKIAQESKSIWKLQRAITILDIENSYLNCLRRSFRSGKQVLVGITPDGQDDYRWCFRVDEVNWSTWNTNLGIINEDPGYSGDLRRNPSFSIRPGRVSGKHWKTLVPLLKDGEKRREETQKLPEEVKLKPVLEPYFEPEGSEVLKESIPKSV
- the TRPV1 gene encoding transient receptor potential cation channel subfamily V member 1 isoform X2 gives rise to the protein MSSILGKMKKFGSFDMEESEVTDEHTEGEDSVQEAPDNPQGPLSTKVQPPKSNIFARRGRFVMGDSDKDMAPMDSFYQMDHLMAPSVIKFHVNMERGKFHKLLSTDSITGCSEKAFKFYDRRRIFDAVAQGNTKDLSDLLLYLNRTFKHLTDEEFKEPETGKTCLLKAMLNLHDGKNDTIPLLLDIARKTGTLKEFVNAEYTDNYYKGQTALHIAIERRNMYLVKLLVQNGADVHARACGEFFRKIKGKSGFYFGELPLSLAACTNQLCIVKFLLENPYQAANITAEDSMGNMVLHTLVEIADNTKDNTKFVTKMYNNILILGAKINPILKLEELTNKKGLTPLTLAAKTGKIGIFAYILRREIKDPECRHLSRKFTEWAYGPVHSSLYDLSCIDTCEKNSVLEILAYSSETPNRHEMLLVEPLNRLLQDKWDRFVKHLFYFNFFVYTMHIIILTAAAYYRPVQKNEKPPFTFGYSTGEYFRVTGEILSVLGGLYFFFRGIQYFVQRRPSLKTLIVDGYSEVLFFVHSLLLLSSVVLYFCGQELYVASMVFSLALGWANMLYYTRGFQQMGIYSVMIAKMILRDLCRFMFVYLVFLLGFSTAVVTLIEDDNEGQDINISDHARCCHVKRGRTSYNSLYYTCLELFKFTIGMGDLEFTENYRFKSVFVILLVLYVILTYILLLNMLIALMGETVNKIAQESKSIWKLQRAITILDIENSYLNCLRRSFRSGKQVLVGITPDGQDDYRWCFSFREALENIGSTFKRWREEERRDSEAARRSQIKTCFGTLF